In Nostoc sp. GT001, a genomic segment contains:
- a CDS encoding site-2 protease family protein, with amino-acid sequence MFIETLITEPIHFFRIVAIVIFSITLHELAHGWAAMSQGDNTPQQTGHLTLNPVVHMGKESIIFLCLMGIAWGQMPVNPSKFRSGKLGNILVSAARPLSNLALGVLFIMVLKFLSNPSLSEFLSEDFFYLAARINLTLFLFNLLPIPPLDGFHVFSEIFPKLKPLQYTQFGLFAMMLIFIIPEFGIGLASFADLVIQSLLGEESAAF; translated from the coding sequence ATGTTTATTGAAACACTCATCACAGAGCCGATTCATTTTTTTAGAATCGTTGCCATTGTCATATTTTCCATCACTTTGCATGAACTTGCTCACGGCTGGGCTGCGATGAGTCAGGGAGATAACACTCCACAGCAGACTGGTCATCTGACGCTGAATCCTGTAGTTCACATGGGCAAAGAATCAATTATCTTTCTCTGTCTTATGGGTATAGCTTGGGGACAAATGCCTGTCAACCCATCTAAGTTTCGCTCTGGTAAGCTAGGCAATATTTTGGTATCGGCAGCCAGGCCATTATCAAATCTGGCTTTAGGTGTTCTATTTATTATGGTGCTGAAATTTCTTTCTAATCCAAGTCTTTCAGAATTTTTAAGTGAAGATTTTTTTTACTTAGCAGCTCGGATTAATTTGACATTATTTTTGTTTAATCTTTTGCCAATTCCACCACTTGATGGATTTCATGTTTTTAGTGAAATTTTTCCTAAGCTAAAGCCACTGCAATATACCCAATTTGGACTTTTTGCAATGATGCTTATATTCATAATTCCAGAATTTGGGATAGGACTGGCTAGCTTTGCTGATTTAGTTATACAGTCATTGCTTGGAGAAGAGTCAGCAGCTTTTTAA